In Pseudomonas sp. PDM14, a genomic segment contains:
- the purE gene encoding 5-(carboxyamino)imidazole ribonucleotide mutase has translation MSALVGVIMGSKSDWSTLSHTVEMLDKLGIPNEVQVVSAHRTPDLLFQYAEQAADRGIQVIIAGAGGAAHLPGMCAAKTHLPVLGVPVQSAVLSGVDSLLSIVQMPAGIPVATLAIGKAGAVNAALLAASILGHQHPQFHEKLKQFRSEQTQTVLDNPDPREA, from the coding sequence ATGAGCGCACTGGTAGGCGTGATCATGGGCTCCAAATCCGACTGGAGCACCCTCAGTCACACCGTCGAGATGCTCGACAAACTGGGCATCCCCAACGAGGTGCAGGTGGTTTCCGCGCACCGCACGCCGGACCTGCTGTTCCAGTACGCCGAACAGGCGGCGGACCGCGGCATCCAGGTGATCATCGCCGGTGCCGGTGGCGCGGCTCACCTGCCGGGCATGTGTGCGGCCAAGACCCACCTGCCGGTGCTCGGCGTGCCAGTGCAATCGGCGGTGCTGTCGGGCGTCGACTCGCTGCTGTCCATCGTGCAGATGCCGGCTGGCATCCCGGTCGCCACCCTGGCCATCGGCAAGGCCGGTGCGGTCAACGCGGCCCTGCTGGCGGCGAGCATCCTCGGCCACCAGCACCCGCAGTTCCACGAGAAGCTGAAGCAGTTCCGCTCC